Proteins encoded within one genomic window of Fusarium musae strain F31 chromosome 4, whole genome shotgun sequence:
- the QCR8 gene encoding ubiquinol--cytochrome-c reductase subunit 8 (EggNog:ENOG41~BUSCO:EOG09265GSM), translating into MRPTQMLRSGAADPKNGHYLGNWGHFGGEKQRGIITYGLSANRQNPWAGAFNDAIFNTFRRTKSQIFYWLPPMIAGYYIMNWAVERSEYLNSKAGRAEFGDEEE; encoded by the exons ATGAGACCGACTCAGATGCTCCGAAGCGGCGCTGCCGACCCTAAGAACGGACA CTACCTTGGTAACTGGGGCCACTTTG GTGGTGAGAAGCAGCGTGGTATCATCACTTACGGTCTGTCCGCCAACCGACAGAACCCTTGGGCCGGTGCCTTCAAcgatgccatcttcaacactttCCGCCGAACCAAGAGCCAAATCTTCTACTGGCTTCCTCCCATGATTGCCGGTTATTACATCATGAACTGGGCCGTCGAGCG AAGCGAGTATCTTAACTCCAAGGCTGGCCGTGCCGAGTtcggtgatgaggaggagtaA
- the PHB1 gene encoding Prohibitin-1, subunit of the prohibitin complex (Phb1p-Phb2p) produces MAAAARALNFMYRMAVPASAVVFLGSQSIYDVKGGTRAVIFDRLSGVKETVVNEGTHFLVPWLQKSIIFDVRTKPRNIATTTGSKDLQMVSLTLRVLHRPNVKALPKIYQNLGADYDERVLPSIGNEVLKAIVAQFDAAELITQREAVSERIRNDLTLRAAEFNIALEDVSITHMTFGREFTKAVEQKQIAQQDAERARFIVERAEQERQANVIRAEGESESAEAISKAIQKAGDGLIQIRKIEASREIAATLSSNPNVAYLPGGSGKQGGQYLLSVGRA; encoded by the exons ATGGCGGCCGCTGCGAGAGCCCTCAACTTCATGTACCGCATGGCGGTCCCCGCTTCAGCTGTCGTCTTCCTAGGCAGTCAGTCCATATACGACGTCAAGGGAGGAACTCGGGCTGTCATCTTCGACAGATTGTCTGGTGTCAAGGAGACCGTCGTCAATGAAGGAACCCATTTCCTTGTTCCCTGGCTGCAGAAGAGCATCATCTTCGATGTCCGCACTAAGCCCAGGAATATCGCAACAACGACAGGCAGCAAGGATTTGCAGATGGTTAGCTTGACACTGAGAGTGCTGCACCGACCAAATGTCAAGGCTCTCCCCAAGATTTACCAG AACCTCGGTGCCGATTACGATGAGCGAGTCCTCCCCTCTATTGGTAACGAAGTCTTGAAGGCTATCGTCGCCCAGTTCGATGCCGCAGAGCTGATCACCCAGCGAGAGGCTGTCTCTGAGCGAATTCGAAACGACCTTACTCTCCGTGCTGCCGAGTTCAACATCGCTCTTGAGGATGTTTCCATCACCCACATGACCTTCGGACGTGAGTTCACAAAGGCTGTCGAGCAGAAGCAGATCGCCCAGCAAGATGCTGAGCGAGCACGATTCATCGTCGAGCGTGCTGAGCAGGAGCGCCAAGCCAACGTCATCCGCGCCGAGGGTGAGTCCGAGTCCGCTGAGGCTATCAGCAAGGCCATCCAGAAGGCTGGTGACGGCCTCATTCAGATTCGAAAGATCGAGGCCAGTCGCGAGATTGCTGCTACTCTTTCTTCAAACCCCAACGTCGCCTACCTACCTGGTGGAAGCGGAAAGCAGGGTGGCCAGTACCTGTTGTCAGTGGGCAGGGCTTAA